A part of Candidatus Binatia bacterium genomic DNA contains:
- the glpK gene encoding glycerol kinase GlpK: MPYVLALDQGTSSSRAIVFDETGRKLGVAQHEFTQHFPQPGWVEHDPEEIWLTSLTSIREALHAAGIAASDVAAIGITNQRETVVLWERSSGRPLHRAIVWQDRRTAQRIEQLRAAGKEKRIQEKTGLLLDPYFSATKLEWLLEHVPGARQRARQGELAAGTIDSWLVYRLTGGTTHLTDVTNASRTMLMNLRTATWDPEMCELFGVPQAVLPRIVPTSARLADTTRDLLGASLPVCSIVGDQQSALFGQLCTKPGLAKNTYGTGCFMLLHTGRKPVPSKNRLLTTVAWKIGDAPLEYALEGSVFMAGATIQWLRDGLGIIRSAPEVNDLASQVGDSGGVTLVPAFTGLGAPYWDASARGTIVGLTRGTTAAHIARATLEAIAFQVADVLAAMQADAGGRLRELRVDGGAAASDLLMQLQADLLGVPVVRPADLETTALGAFFLAGLAAGVWPSIDALASQVRIERTFTPEMPKRERDARLAQWRRAVERARAWDVAATPSVQRGAKASARGAKVSTRGARAAATKPAKKATATRAKTSAAARAKKATATRGKKTGAAGGKTRAAGGRGAGAAKRRRAKRA; the protein is encoded by the coding sequence ATGCCGTACGTCCTCGCCCTCGATCAGGGAACGAGCAGCTCGCGCGCCATCGTCTTCGACGAGACCGGGCGCAAGCTCGGCGTCGCGCAGCACGAGTTCACGCAGCACTTCCCGCAGCCCGGCTGGGTCGAGCACGATCCCGAGGAGATCTGGCTCACGAGCCTGACCAGCATCCGCGAGGCGCTGCACGCGGCCGGCATCGCGGCGAGCGACGTCGCGGCGATCGGCATCACCAACCAGCGCGAGACCGTGGTGCTGTGGGAGCGCTCGAGCGGCCGCCCGCTGCACCGCGCGATCGTCTGGCAGGACCGGCGCACCGCGCAGCGCATCGAGCAGCTGCGCGCCGCCGGCAAGGAGAAGCGGATCCAGGAGAAGACCGGCCTGCTGCTCGACCCGTACTTCTCGGCGACCAAGCTCGAGTGGCTGCTCGAGCACGTGCCGGGAGCGCGCCAGCGCGCGCGCCAGGGCGAGCTCGCCGCGGGCACGATCGACTCCTGGCTCGTCTACCGCCTGACCGGCGGCACGACGCACCTCACCGACGTCACCAACGCGTCGCGCACGATGCTGATGAACCTGCGCACCGCGACCTGGGATCCGGAGATGTGCGAGCTGTTCGGCGTGCCGCAGGCGGTGCTGCCGCGCATCGTCCCGACCAGCGCGCGCCTCGCCGACACCACGCGCGATCTGCTCGGCGCGTCGCTCCCGGTGTGCAGCATCGTCGGCGACCAGCAGAGCGCGCTCTTCGGACAGCTCTGCACCAAGCCCGGGCTCGCGAAGAACACCTACGGCACCGGCTGCTTCATGCTGCTGCACACCGGACGGAAGCCCGTGCCGAGCAAGAACCGGCTCTTGACGACGGTCGCCTGGAAGATCGGCGACGCCCCGCTCGAGTACGCGCTCGAGGGCAGCGTCTTCATGGCGGGCGCGACGATCCAGTGGCTGCGCGACGGCCTCGGGATCATCCGCAGCGCGCCCGAGGTCAACGACCTCGCTTCGCAGGTCGGCGACTCGGGCGGCGTGACGCTCGTGCCCGCCTTCACGGGTCTCGGCGCGCCGTACTGGGATGCGAGCGCTCGCGGGACGATCGTTGGCTTGACGCGCGGCACGACCGCGGCGCACATCGCGCGCGCGACGCTCGAGGCGATCGCGTTCCAGGTCGCGGACGTCCTCGCGGCGATGCAGGCGGATGCAGGCGGTCGCCTGCGCGAGCTGCGCGTCGACGGCGGTGCCGCGGCGAGCGATCTCTTGATGCAGCTTCAGGCCGACCTGCTCGGCGTGCCGGTCGTCCGCCCGGCGGACCTCGAGACCACGGCGCTCGGCGCGTTCTTTCTGGCCGGGCTCGCGGCCGGCGTGTGGCCGAGCATCGACGCGCTCGCGAGCCAGGTGCGCATCGAGCGCACGTTCACGCCCGAGATGCCGAAGCGCGAGCGTGACGCGCGGCTCGCGCAGTGGCGGCGCGCGGTCGAGCGCGCGCGGGCGTGGGACGTCGCCGCGACGCCGAGTGTGCAGCGCGGCGCCAAGGCCAGCGCGCGCGGCGCGAAGGTGAGCACGCGCGGCGCCAGGGCTGCCGCAACCAAGCCCGCGAAGAAGGCCACGGCGACGCGCGCCAAGACGTCGGCCGCGGCACGCGCGAAGAAGGCCACCGCGACGCGCGGCAAGAAGACGGGTGCCGCTGGCGGCAAGACTCGCGCTGCCGGCGGACGCGGCGCGGGCGCGGCCAAGCGACGTCGGGCGAAGCGTGCCTGA
- a CDS encoding MFS transporter: protein MPEVGRERAGPRPLAIVAGMSGNLMEWYDFALYGVLAATLAELFFPHGSRLTALLSVFAVFAAGYVMRLAGGALFGHVADRVGRRRALLLSAVAMTTATVLAGLLPPYKDVGALAPILFTALRLLQGLAVGGEFTTSIVYLVEHAPTDRRALFGTCASLTAGIGMLLGSAVGNALFALFPTERILVWAWRLPFLLALPLGLAIVLLRSALPVDEMTTSERSERRSPVRRVLREHPLEVVRCALLAWGPNASFYAIAVFLASFLATERILPEDSALTLATATMAYIVVLTPVAGYLADRIGRRTMVAVGTAACAALAVPLFAVLRGAADPGRDLLAQLVFATAVVTCLPPCQVWLAERFPYAVRASGLGVSYNLAVGILGGGTPLVCTALAEWSGSPLAPGAYLVLPALIAFVVALRSDDTRGPLR, encoded by the coding sequence GTGCCTGAGGTCGGACGCGAGCGCGCCGGCCCGCGGCCGCTCGCGATCGTTGCCGGCATGTCCGGCAACCTCATGGAGTGGTACGATTTTGCGCTCTACGGGGTGCTCGCGGCGACCCTCGCCGAGCTCTTCTTCCCGCACGGCAGCCGCCTGACGGCGCTGCTGTCGGTCTTCGCCGTCTTCGCGGCGGGCTACGTGATGCGTCTCGCCGGCGGAGCCCTGTTCGGCCACGTCGCCGACCGCGTCGGCAGGCGCCGCGCGCTGCTGCTCTCCGCGGTCGCGATGACGACGGCGACGGTGCTCGCCGGGCTGCTGCCGCCGTACAAGGACGTCGGGGCGCTGGCGCCGATCCTGTTCACCGCGCTGCGCCTCCTGCAGGGGCTCGCGGTCGGCGGCGAGTTCACGACCTCGATCGTCTACCTCGTCGAGCACGCGCCAACCGACCGGCGCGCGCTCTTCGGCACCTGCGCGTCGCTCACCGCCGGCATCGGCATGCTGCTCGGCTCCGCGGTCGGCAACGCGCTGTTCGCGCTGTTCCCGACCGAGCGCATCCTGGTGTGGGCCTGGCGCCTGCCGTTCCTGCTCGCGCTGCCGCTCGGCCTCGCGATCGTGCTGCTGCGCTCGGCGCTGCCGGTGGACGAGATGACGACCTCGGAGCGCAGCGAGCGGCGGTCGCCGGTGCGTCGCGTGCTGCGCGAGCACCCGCTCGAGGTCGTGCGCTGCGCGCTGCTCGCCTGGGGGCCGAACGCGTCGTTCTACGCGATCGCCGTGTTCCTCGCGTCGTTTCTCGCGACCGAGCGCATCCTGCCCGAGGACTCGGCGCTGACCCTCGCGACCGCGACGATGGCCTACATCGTGGTTTTGACGCCCGTCGCCGGTTACCTCGCCGATCGCATCGGCCGGCGGACGATGGTGGCCGTCGGTACCGCGGCGTGCGCCGCGCTCGCGGTGCCGCTGTTCGCGGTGCTGCGCGGCGCTGCGGACCCCGGGCGCGACCTGCTCGCCCAGCTCGTCTTCGCCACCGCGGTCGTCACCTGCCTCCCGCCTTGCCAGGTTTGGCTCGCCGAGCGCTTTCCGTACGCGGTGCGCGCGAGCGGGCTCGGCGTCTCCTACAACCTCGCGGTGGGGATCCTCGGCGGCGGCACGCCGCTCGTCTGCACCGCGCTCGCGGAGTGGAGCGGTAGCCCGCTCGCGCCCGGGGCGTACCTCGTGCTCCCCGCGCTCATCGCCTTCGTGGTCGCGCTGCGCAGCGACGACACGCGCGGACCGTTGCGCTGA
- a CDS encoding class I SAM-dependent methyltransferase, with protein MPLRTFIERMKERPSPSVLELGTLRVQGEESTLRKRFVPHAAEYVGTDFRAGPDVDVVADVHELTRTFGEERFDAVISCSTLEHVKYPWIAVVEINRVLKPGGLVFVQTHQTFPIHAYPSDYWRFTREGLEALFAAQVGFRTVASAHEFRCAVASAREPRLALLPAYLNALLTTEKVAHAGPSFRWTSDL; from the coding sequence ATGCCGCTGCGGACGTTCATCGAGCGGATGAAGGAGCGGCCGAGCCCGTCGGTGCTCGAGCTCGGGACGCTGCGCGTGCAGGGCGAGGAGAGCACGCTGCGCAAGCGCTTCGTGCCGCACGCCGCCGAGTACGTCGGCACCGACTTCCGCGCCGGACCGGACGTCGACGTCGTCGCCGACGTGCACGAGCTGACGCGTACCTTCGGCGAGGAGCGCTTCGACGCCGTGATCTCGTGCTCGACGCTCGAGCACGTCAAGTATCCGTGGATCGCGGTGGTCGAGATCAACCGCGTGCTGAAGCCGGGCGGGCTGGTCTTCGTCCAGACGCACCAGACCTTCCCGATCCACGCCTACCCGAGCGACTACTGGCGCTTCACGCGCGAGGGGCTCGAGGCGCTGTTCGCGGCGCAGGTCGGGTTTCGCACCGTCGCCTCGGCGCACGAGTTCCGCTGCGCGGTCGCGTCGGCGCGCGAGCCGCGGCTCGCGCTGCTGCCGGCCTACCTCAACGCGCTGCTCACGACCGAGAAGGTCGCGCACGCCGGTCCCTCGTTCCGCTGGACGAGCGACCTCTAG
- the cls gene encoding cardiolipin synthase, producing the protein MTGGTILGTLLQDLTLAGLAHVLIGVVLSLHVLLHKHRPVSAVLWLGILWAFPFLGALVYLCFGIDQVERGAAARDACRAILRELTQPEGEASAAALARRAPVPEGRGTEILRTTTFRRRELAQLGGNAIELLIDGDEFYPALDAAIDAAQDSIHIQSFIIARDATGRRLVERLARRAAEGVTVRLLYDRFGSTYAHYSTMFRKARKAGVKVASISHASPLRGRFQVNLRNHRKVAVIDGRIGFTGGINISDLNLSAATDGAPIRDYHVRIEGPAVAELQLQFVADWTFASGEPPADVVLPRYFPAAERRGDALVDVLATGPFAGALALTDLLFAAIGAAKKSIRIVTPYFVPNEPVLHAIRAAALRGVDTRLVVPQLGNHWYVDYAARSLYTPLLESGVRIFERRPPFSHAKAMVVDGSYAVLGSANLDYRSLHLNFESVVQVVDEAFLARLNAQIESELAHSVEVDLAAHRARSMTRRLAENFCYLFQPLL; encoded by the coding sequence GTGACCGGCGGAACGATACTCGGCACGCTGCTCCAGGACCTGACGCTCGCAGGCCTCGCGCACGTCCTGATCGGCGTGGTGCTGAGCCTGCACGTGCTGCTGCACAAGCACCGTCCGGTGTCGGCGGTGCTGTGGCTCGGCATCCTGTGGGCGTTCCCGTTCCTCGGCGCGCTGGTCTACCTGTGCTTCGGCATCGACCAGGTCGAGCGCGGCGCCGCGGCGCGCGACGCCTGCCGCGCGATCCTGCGCGAGCTGACGCAGCCCGAGGGCGAGGCGAGCGCCGCGGCGCTCGCGCGGCGCGCGCCCGTCCCGGAAGGTCGCGGCACCGAGATCCTGCGCACGACGACCTTTCGCCGGCGTGAGCTCGCGCAGCTCGGCGGCAACGCGATCGAGTTGCTGATCGACGGCGACGAGTTCTACCCGGCGCTCGACGCCGCGATCGACGCCGCGCAGGACTCGATCCACATCCAGTCGTTCATCATCGCGCGCGACGCGACGGGACGGCGTCTCGTCGAGCGGCTCGCGCGCCGCGCCGCGGAAGGCGTCACGGTGCGCCTGCTCTACGACCGCTTCGGCTCGACCTACGCGCACTACAGCACGATGTTCCGCAAGGCGCGCAAGGCGGGCGTCAAGGTCGCGTCGATCTCGCACGCGAGCCCGCTGCGCGGACGCTTCCAGGTCAATCTACGAAACCACCGCAAGGTCGCGGTGATCGACGGCCGCATCGGCTTCACCGGCGGCATCAACATCAGCGACTTGAACCTGAGCGCGGCGACGGACGGCGCGCCGATCCGCGACTACCACGTGCGCATCGAGGGGCCCGCGGTCGCCGAGCTGCAGCTCCAGTTCGTCGCCGACTGGACGTTCGCGTCCGGCGAGCCGCCCGCGGACGTCGTCCTGCCGCGCTACTTCCCCGCGGCCGAGCGTCGCGGCGACGCGCTGGTCGACGTGCTCGCGACCGGTCCCTTCGCCGGCGCGCTCGCGCTCACCGATCTGCTGTTCGCCGCGATCGGTGCGGCGAAGAAGTCGATCCGCATCGTCACGCCGTACTTCGTGCCGAACGAGCCCGTGCTGCACGCGATCCGCGCCGCGGCGCTGCGCGGCGTCGACACGCGCCTGGTCGTCCCGCAGCTCGGCAACCACTGGTACGTCGACTACGCGGCGCGCTCGCTGTACACGCCGCTGCTCGAGTCGGGCGTGCGGATCTTCGAGCGTCGCCCGCCGTTCTCGCACGCCAAGGCGATGGTGGTCGACGGCTCGTACGCCGTGCTCGGCTCGGCGAACCTCGACTACCGAAGCCTGCACCTGAACTTCGAGAGCGTCGTGCAGGTCGTCGACGAGGCCTTCCTCGCGCGGCTCAACGCGCAGATCGAGAGCGAGCTCGCGCACAGCGTCGAGGTCGACCTCGCGGCACACCGCGCGCGCTCGATGACGCGGCGGCTCGCCGAGAACTTCTGCTACCTCTTCCAGCCGCTGCTCTGA
- a CDS encoding alpha/beta hydrolase, translated as MPLDEDVQTLLNMLNAPGMPTLTSLSVEEARANMRNLTALRAAPPEPLARIENRTIPGPAGEIPVRIYAASSEPGLPVLVYYHGGGWVLGDLDTHDGTTRALAKLIDGIVVSVDYRLAPEHKFPAAIDDAYAAAAWVVENAASIGGDPERVAIGGDSAGGNLTACVALKARDLGKPRLVHQLLIYPVTDAKFDTASYRDNAEGYFLTRSDMEWFWNHYLRGPQDATNPYASPLQAKDLTGLPPATVITAEFDPLRDEGEAYAARLKEAGVPTELKRYDGVIHGFFSMPDVLAKGKVAMQDAAEALKRSFLKPH; from the coding sequence ATGCCGCTCGACGAGGACGTCCAGACGCTGCTGAACATGCTCAACGCGCCGGGGATGCCGACGCTCACCTCGCTGTCGGTCGAGGAAGCGCGCGCCAACATGCGCAACCTGACCGCGTTGCGCGCCGCGCCGCCCGAGCCGCTCGCGCGGATCGAGAACCGCACGATCCCGGGTCCCGCGGGCGAGATCCCGGTGCGCATCTACGCGGCGAGCAGCGAGCCCGGGCTGCCGGTGCTGGTCTACTACCACGGCGGCGGCTGGGTGCTGGGCGACCTCGACACGCACGACGGCACGACGCGCGCGCTCGCCAAGCTGATCGACGGCATCGTGGTGTCGGTCGACTACCGGCTCGCGCCCGAGCACAAGTTCCCCGCGGCGATCGACGACGCGTACGCCGCGGCGGCGTGGGTGGTCGAGAACGCGGCTTCGATCGGCGGCGATCCCGAGCGCGTCGCGATCGGCGGCGACAGCGCGGGCGGCAACCTGACGGCGTGCGTCGCGCTCAAGGCGCGCGACCTGGGCAAGCCGCGCCTCGTGCACCAGCTGCTGATCTACCCGGTCACCGACGCGAAGTTCGACACCGCGTCCTACCGCGACAACGCCGAGGGCTACTTCCTCACGCGCAGCGACATGGAGTGGTTCTGGAACCACTACCTGCGCGGTCCGCAGGACGCGACCAACCCGTACGCGTCGCCGCTGCAGGCGAAGGACCTGACGGGTCTGCCGCCGGCGACGGTGATCACCGCCGAGTTCGATCCGCTACGCGACGAGGGCGAGGCGTACGCCGCGCGCTTGAAGGAGGCCGGCGTGCCGACCGAGCTCAAGCGCTACGACGGCGTGATCCACGGCTTCTTCAGCATGCCCGACGTACTCGCCAAGGGTAAGGTCGCGATGCAGGACGCGGCGGAGGCGCTCAAGCGCTCGTTCCTCAAGCCGCACTGA
- a CDS encoding acetyl-CoA hydrolase/transferase C-terminal domain-containing protein — protein sequence MNDAYRARLRDAADAAALIRDDDTVFLPLAPAQPAGLLHALGARERFSGLTILCALLQERFPVLERPGVRVVSQFFGHVERELRRDGAPLEHLTSDFHGLELIARRTRPRVVACAVAPPDADGFLSLGVHAGATEVPLREAARDPERLAIVEVNRHMPATRGLPELGDHRIHCSEVDVIVEHDAELMELAGKQRGDADRRIAEHVSALVPDGATLQFGIGGVPNEVARILAEGPRGGFGIHTEMLVDGVRLLHEAGKVANRKGVYDGFTVCTFALGSRALYDWAEREPSVRFLPVSATNLPSIIGRNRRMVSINSAIMIDLAGQVVADTVAGRQHSGVGGHESFVAGAREAEGGTSILCLHSTVQVQGEPRSRIVAALPPGSVVTTPRHQVHWVATEHGAVNLFGRSDKERAELLISIADPAFRDELRAAWSANLTGR from the coding sequence ATGAACGACGCCTACCGAGCGCGGCTGCGCGACGCCGCCGACGCCGCCGCGCTGATCCGCGACGACGACACCGTCTTCCTGCCGCTCGCGCCTGCGCAGCCGGCTGGCCTGCTGCACGCGCTCGGCGCGCGCGAGCGCTTCTCCGGGCTCACGATCCTCTGCGCGCTGCTGCAGGAGCGCTTCCCGGTGCTCGAGCGTCCGGGCGTGCGGGTCGTGAGCCAGTTCTTCGGCCACGTCGAGCGCGAGCTGCGCCGCGACGGCGCGCCGCTCGAGCACCTGACCTCGGACTTCCACGGCCTCGAGCTGATCGCGCGGCGCACGCGGCCGCGCGTCGTCGCCTGCGCGGTCGCACCACCCGACGCGGACGGCTTCCTCTCGCTCGGCGTGCACGCCGGCGCGACCGAGGTGCCGCTGCGCGAGGCGGCGCGCGATCCCGAGCGGCTCGCGATCGTCGAGGTCAACCGGCACATGCCCGCGACGCGCGGGCTGCCCGAGCTCGGCGACCACCGTATCCACTGCTCGGAGGTCGACGTCATCGTCGAGCACGACGCGGAGCTCATGGAGCTCGCCGGCAAGCAGCGCGGCGACGCCGACCGCCGCATCGCCGAGCACGTGAGCGCGCTCGTGCCCGACGGCGCGACGCTGCAGTTCGGCATCGGCGGCGTGCCGAACGAGGTGGCGCGCATCCTCGCCGAGGGACCGCGCGGCGGCTTCGGCATCCACACCGAGATGCTGGTCGACGGCGTGCGGCTGCTGCACGAGGCCGGCAAGGTCGCGAACCGCAAGGGCGTCTACGACGGCTTCACCGTCTGCACCTTCGCGCTCGGCTCGCGCGCGCTCTACGACTGGGCGGAGCGCGAGCCGAGCGTGCGCTTTCTCCCGGTGTCGGCGACCAACCTGCCGTCGATCATCGGACGCAACCGGCGCATGGTCAGCATCAACTCGGCGATCATGATCGATCTCGCGGGTCAGGTGGTCGCGGACACCGTCGCCGGACGTCAGCACTCGGGCGTCGGCGGGCACGAGTCGTTCGTCGCCGGCGCGCGCGAAGCGGAAGGCGGAACGTCGATTTTGTGCTTGCACTCCACCGTGCAGGTACAGGGCGAGCCGCGCTCGCGCATCGTCGCCGCGCTGCCGCCGGGCTCGGTGGTGACCACGCCGCGCCACCAGGTGCACTGGGTCGCGACCGAGCACGGCGCGGTGAATCTCTTCGGCCGCAGCGACAAGGAGCGCGCCGAGCTGCTGATCTCGATCGCCGATCCCGCGTTCCGCGACGAGCTGCGCGCCGCGTGGAGCGCGAATTTGACAGGCCGCTAG
- a CDS encoding nitroreductase/quinone reductase family protein, with the protein MPRALLVLFLLVAAFAAVTLVALEGNEVAVMRTTADDGSARETRVWVAEHDGALWVEAATPERAFYRDLLARPEIEIVRGDAVLPVLARPQPGAEGHALIRSLLAAKYGWADWWVGLLQDTSGSIAVRLDPDPARAGEASPERTSR; encoded by the coding sequence ATGCCACGCGCGCTGCTCGTCCTCTTCCTGCTCGTCGCCGCCTTCGCCGCGGTGACGCTCGTCGCGCTCGAGGGCAACGAGGTCGCGGTCATGCGGACCACCGCGGACGACGGCAGCGCGCGCGAGACCCGGGTCTGGGTCGCGGAGCACGACGGCGCGCTGTGGGTCGAAGCGGCGACGCCGGAGCGCGCGTTCTACCGCGACCTGCTCGCGCGCCCCGAGATCGAGATCGTGCGCGGCGACGCCGTCCTGCCGGTGCTCGCGCGACCGCAGCCGGGCGCCGAGGGGCACGCGCTGATCCGCTCGCTGCTCGCCGCGAAGTACGGCTGGGCCGACTGGTGGGTCGGGCTCCTGCAGGACACCTCGGGCTCGATCGCCGTGCGCCTCGACCCCGACCCGGCGCGCGCCGGCGAGGCTTCCCCCGAGCGGACGAGCCGATGA
- a CDS encoding FAD-dependent oxidoreductase: protein MAASATTTVSPTANDLTGAHAVVIGGGITGLASALVLARRGLEVTIVERDAEPATETASEAFRRWKRKGAIQVRHSHVFLGRLRNLLRDRHPELLRELLEAGARELKMLEVRPVTLKELTPEPGDDDVVTLGCRRTTFEWVVRRHVLALPGVSLVSGATVTGLVADPGDPPRVRGIVLRSGEAEGEERELLADLVVDASGRQSQVTRWLAAIGARAPEEKSEPSGIVYYTRFYALRPGATEPEPDIHPGAADYNWVKYAIFPADDRTFSVTLAAPLAFPEMKMLARPEAFDIVARSLPAVARWVDPERAEPIGDPEHPVQAMGGLINRLRRFVDERGPVAEGLFVLGDAAYCSNPLYGRGCSQGFLHAEMLGEALARHGRDLRAVAVALDQAARRDIEPFYRASVAADREAMRKAEGRMPKGLRGKLVARFFEDGVNVAVRCDPVVYRAFVRMMNMLETPEQAFSKPRVMLRALRVMLRGKRRNAPYRIPPGPDREAVLAACAAAVPAR, encoded by the coding sequence TTGGCCGCAAGCGCAACCACCACCGTTTCTCCCACCGCGAACGACCTCACCGGCGCGCACGCCGTCGTTATCGGCGGCGGGATCACGGGGCTCGCCTCGGCGCTCGTGCTCGCGCGCCGCGGGCTCGAGGTGACGATCGTCGAGCGCGACGCCGAGCCCGCCACCGAGACCGCGAGCGAGGCGTTCCGGCGCTGGAAGCGCAAGGGCGCCATCCAGGTGCGGCACTCGCACGTCTTCCTCGGCCGCCTGCGCAACCTCCTGCGCGACCGTCATCCCGAGCTGCTGCGCGAGCTGCTCGAGGCGGGGGCGCGCGAGCTCAAGATGCTCGAGGTGCGGCCGGTCACGCTGAAGGAGCTCACGCCCGAGCCGGGCGACGACGACGTGGTGACGCTCGGCTGCCGGCGGACGACCTTCGAGTGGGTCGTGCGGCGGCACGTGCTGGCGCTGCCCGGTGTGTCGCTGGTGTCGGGCGCCACGGTGACCGGGCTCGTCGCCGATCCGGGTGATCCGCCTCGCGTGCGCGGCATCGTGCTGCGCTCGGGTGAGGCGGAGGGCGAGGAGCGCGAGCTGCTCGCCGATCTGGTGGTCGACGCGAGCGGTCGTCAATCACAGGTGACGCGCTGGCTCGCGGCGATCGGCGCGCGCGCTCCCGAGGAGAAGTCCGAGCCCTCGGGCATCGTCTACTACACGCGCTTCTACGCGCTGCGTCCCGGCGCGACCGAGCCCGAGCCCGACATCCATCCCGGCGCCGCCGACTACAACTGGGTCAAGTACGCAATCTTCCCGGCCGACGACCGGACGTTCTCGGTCACGCTCGCGGCGCCGCTCGCGTTCCCCGAGATGAAGATGCTGGCGCGCCCCGAGGCGTTCGACATCGTCGCGCGCTCGCTGCCGGCGGTCGCGCGCTGGGTCGATCCGGAGCGCGCCGAGCCGATCGGCGACCCGGAGCACCCGGTGCAGGCGATGGGCGGGCTCATCAACCGCCTGCGTCGCTTCGTCGACGAGCGCGGCCCGGTCGCGGAGGGCCTGTTCGTGCTGGGCGACGCGGCCTACTGCTCGAACCCGCTCTACGGACGCGGCTGCTCGCAGGGCTTCCTGCACGCCGAGATGCTCGGCGAGGCGCTCGCGCGCCACGGCCGCGACCTGCGCGCCGTCGCCGTGGCGCTCGACCAGGCGGCGCGGCGCGACATCGAGCCGTTCTACCGCGCGTCGGTCGCCGCGGACCGCGAGGCGATGCGCAAGGCCGAGGGACGCATGCCGAAGGGCTTGCGCGGCAAGCTGGTGGCGCGCTTCTTCGAGGACGGCGTCAACGTCGCGGTGCGCTGCGACCCCGTCGTCTACCGCGCCTTCGTGCGCATGATGAACATGCTCGAGACGCCGGAGCAGGCGTTCAGCAAGCCGCGCGTCATGCTGCGCGCGCTGCGCGTGATGCTGCGCGGCAAGCGGCGCAACGCGCCGTACCGCATCCCGCCGGGACCGGACCGCGAGGCCGTGCTCGCGGCGTGCGCGGCGGCCGTGCCGGCGCGCTGA
- a CDS encoding SDR family oxidoreductase yields MANVLITGCSSGFGFETALVFARRGDHVFASMRDVAKGSELERIAREEGLRLELVALDVCDPASVTGAIARVTEAGPLDVLVNNAGIELRSSIEDASEEEVQRLFDTNVHGVLRTIRAALPGMRARKSGTIVNVSSIAGIVARPYGGLYAASKHALEAISEALHFELQPFGVRVVIIQPGQYRTRLLENALVGSSFGPQSPYWERSQRFDTALERLRTNGVGGDAAEVARLIYDAVHDPAPKLRYLAGEDAQLIASTYRQLSFEDYEKAMRDALGWRD; encoded by the coding sequence ATGGCCAACGTCCTCATCACCGGCTGCAGCAGCGGCTTCGGCTTCGAGACGGCGCTCGTCTTCGCGCGCCGCGGCGACCACGTGTTCGCGAGCATGCGCGACGTCGCGAAGGGCTCGGAGCTCGAGCGCATCGCGCGTGAAGAAGGCTTGCGTCTCGAGCTCGTCGCGCTCGACGTCTGCGATCCGGCGAGCGTCACGGGCGCGATCGCGCGCGTCACCGAGGCGGGGCCGCTCGACGTGCTGGTGAACAACGCCGGCATCGAGCTGCGCTCGTCGATCGAGGACGCGTCGGAGGAAGAGGTCCAGCGCCTGTTCGACACCAACGTGCACGGCGTGCTGCGCACGATCCGCGCGGCGCTGCCCGGCATGCGGGCGCGGAAGAGCGGCACGATCGTCAACGTGTCGTCGATCGCCGGCATCGTCGCGCGCCCCTACGGCGGGCTCTACGCGGCGAGCAAGCACGCGCTCGAAGCGATCTCCGAGGCGCTGCACTTCGAGCTGCAGCCGTTCGGCGTCCGCGTGGTGATCATCCAGCCCGGGCAGTACCGCACGCGGCTGCTCGAGAACGCGCTCGTCGGCAGCTCCTTCGGACCGCAGTCGCCGTACTGGGAGCGCTCGCAGCGCTTCGACACCGCGCTCGAGCGGCTGCGTACGAACGGCGTCGGCGGCGACGCCGCCGAGGTCGCGCGCCTGATCTACGACGCCGTGCACGACCCCGCGCCGAAGCTCCGCTACCTGGCCGGCGAGGACGCGCAGCTCATCGCGTCGACCTACCGCCAGCTCTCGTTCGAGGACTACGAGAAGGCGATGCGCGACGCGCTCGGCTGGCGGGACTGA